In Anaeromyxobacter diazotrophicus, the sequence CGGCGCCGTCACCGCCGACGCGGAGTACACCATCGCGACGCCGCTGGTCGCGAAGGGCGGCGTCATCGCCAAGGCGTGCTGGAACTCGGTGCTGCTCACGAACGACAAGTCGAAGGGCCTCCACAACCCGGACTTCGCCTTCGACGTGCTGGCCGCGAGCCGCGCCCAGGTCGTGGCGCTCCCGGCCACGGCCCCGGCCGGCGGCTTCTAGCCGCAAGGCGTCGCACGCGCGGCGGCCGCGCCACCTCCTCCGAGGGGTGGGCGGCCGCCCGCCGTTTTTCGGCCGCCGGATTGGAAAAGGCGGCGCGGCCTGTTAGATCGGGCGCCCCGTGCCGACCCACGTCTACATGCACACCCTCGGCTGCCCGAAGAACAGGGTGGACAGCGAGGTCATGCTCGGCACCCTGGCCGACGCCGGCTACCGGCTGGTGCAGGAGCCGGAGCGCGCCGACGTCATCGTCGTCAACACCTGCGGCTTCATCGAGAGCGCGAAGCAGGAGTCCATCGCCGCCATCGTGGAGCTGGCCGACCAGAAGGCGGCCGGGCGCTGCAAGAAGCTGGTGGTGGCGGGCTGCCTCACCCAGCGCTACCACGCCGAGCTCGCCGCCGAGCTGCCCGAGGTGGACCACTTCGTCGGCACCGGCGCGTACCAGGACATCGCGCGCATCGTGGCGGACGCGCAGGCCTCGCGCGTCATCGTCCCCGACCCCGACTTCGTCCACGCCGCCTCGACGCCGCGCGTGAACTCGCTCCCGTCGCACACCGCCTACCTCAAGATCGCCGAGGGGTGCGACAACGCCTGCGCCTTCTGCATCATCCCGGCGCTGCGCGGCCCGCAGCGCTCGCGGCCGGTGGCGGACCTGGTGGCCGAGGCGGAGGCGCTCGCGGCCGACGGTGCGGTGGAGCTGTCGCTCGTGGCGCAGGACCTCACCGCCTGGGGGCAGGATCTGCCCGGCCGGCCCCGGCTGCACGAGCTCCTCCCCGCGCTCTGCCGCGTGGACGGCCTGCGCTGGCTCCGGCTCCACTACGCCTACCCGCGCGACTTCCCCGACGCGCTCATCGAGGTGATGGCGAGCGAGCCGGCCATCGTGAAGTACCTCGACATGCCCCTCCAGCACAGCTCGGACCGGCTGCTCCGCGCCATGAAGCGCGGGCGGGACAGCCAGTTCCTGCGCGACCTGCTGGCGAAGCTGCGCGCGCGCGTGCCGGGCCTCGCGCTGCGCACCTCGCTGATCGTGGGCCTCCCCGGCGAGACCGAGGCGGACTTCCAGGACCTGCTCGCGTTCGTGCGGGAGCAGCGCTTCGAGCGGCTCGGCGTCTTCGAGTACTCGCGCGAGGAGGGCACGCCCGCCGCCGCCATGGACGGGCAGGTCCCGGAGGAGCTGAAGCGCGAGCGCTTCCAGGCGGTGATGGAGGTGCAGCGCGACCTCGCCGCCGCGCACCAGCGGGCGATGATCGGGCGGCGGCTCGAGGTGCTGGTGGAGGGCGCGAGCGAGGAGTCCGAGCACCTGCTGCAGGGGCGCCACGCGCAGCAGGCGCCGGAGATCGACGGCCTCACCTACCTCAACGAGGTCGCCATCCCCGGCGAGCCGGAGGCCGCGGTCTACCCGGGCGACCTGGTCACGGTCGAGGTGACCGACGCCGGCGACTACGACCTCGTCGGCCGGGTGGTGGCGCGGGACGCCCGCCCCCGGCGAGCGCCCCAGGCGCGGAAGGCGCCGCGGACGAGCGGGCTGCGGGTGCTGGGGTAGTCGCCCCTACTGCGCCTTCACGTAGTGGACGTCCTCCGGGAGCTTCAGCTCGAACACCGAGTCCTTGAGCCCCGGGTTCCGCTTCACGTCCTCGAACTCGAGCGCGTTGGTGTTGCCGGAGCCGTCCACGACCCGGGTGGCGGTGACCACGCCGCCCTCGCCCACCGTCAGCACCACCTCGCGCACCCGGCCGTCGGGCTGGCGCGGCGTGAGGACGAGCCGCCCCTCCGCGTCGGTGGAGAAGGCGAACTCCCGGTCGAGGCGGCCCTGCCCGACGAGGAAGGTGACCGCGGCGCTGAGCGCGGTGGCGTCGAAGTGGTCGTCCACGTAGGCCTGGTTCACCTCCGGCTCCCACTGCACCAGCTTCGCGCCGTTCACGAGGACGGTCTTCTGCGACGGCGCCGCGTAGTCCCAGCGCAGCTTGCCGGGCTTCTTCACCCGGAGCGTGCCGCGCGAGGTCTGGCTGCGGCCGAAGGCGGCGTAGGTGTAGGTCTGGACGAAGCGCGCCTCGAGGTCCTTCGTGCGGTCGTAGTAGGCCTGCACCTCGCGGGCGAGGGTGGCGGCGTCCCGGGCGCCCGCGGGCGCGGCGGGGGTGGCGGCGAGGGCGAGGGCGGCGAGGGCGGCGATCATGGCGGGTCGTTATATCCCTGCCGGACGCGCCGCGGCGCCGGTCCATTCACCTCACCCCCCACCGCGGGAGGCGCTCTTGGCGACGCTCGAGCTCTTCTACGACTTCGTCTCGCCCTACTCCTACTTCGCCTCGACCCGGGTCGAGGCGCTGGCGGCCCGCACCGGCGCCACCCTCCGCTTCCGCCCCTTCCTCCTCGGCGGCGTGCTCAAGGCCACGGACAACAAGGCGCCCGCCGACACCCCCGCCAAGTACGCCCACCTCAAGGTGGACACCGCGCGCTGGGCGAAGCGGCTCGGCGTGCCGTTCAGGTTCCCCACCGTCCACCCGTTCTCGACCGTCCTCGCCATGCGGTGCGCGCTCGCCGCGGAGGTGCGGGGCCAGCTCGTCCCGTTCACCCACGCCGCCTTCCGCGCCGCCTGGGCCGAGGACCGCGACCTGACGAAGCCGGAGGTGCTGGCCGGGATCGCCTCCTCGGTCGGGCTCGACGGCCCCGCCCTGGTAGCCGCCGCGCCCGACTTCAAGGCCGCGCTGGTGGCGAACACCGAGGAGGCGGTGCGGCGAGGGTCGTTCGGCGCCCCCAGCCTGTTCGTCGGCGACGAGCTGTTCGTGGGCAACGATCGGCTCGACTTCGTGGAGGAGGCGCTCCGCGGCGCTTGATCCGGCGGGCCTTCCGGGCGATCCTGCGCCGCCTCGATGACCACCCGCCTTGCCCTCGCCGCCGTCGCCGCCGCCGTCCTCGCCACCGTGGCCGGCTGCGGCTCCGCTTGCCAGGACCTGGGCGAGCGCATCTGCGGCTGCCAGCCGGCGGGCACCCTGCGCGACAACTGCAACTCCTCCATCCGCAACGAGCTCGGCTCGAGCTACGGCCAGGCGAGCAAGGCGGATCAGGCGTTCTGCCAGGCGAAGCTCGCCACCTGCCCCGACTTCGCGGCGCACCCCGACGAGTGCCCGGTGCTCAACACCGCCGCCGGCATGCAGGAGTGCGGGCTCGCCTACCCCACCGCGGCCGCGCCTTAAGCGCGCTCCGCCGGGGACGTCAGGCCAGGCCGAGGTAGCGCGGCCGGCCGTCGCCGGGCGTCCGGGGAGCGGCGCCGAAGCGCCCCGCCAGCTTCGCGCCGCAGCGCGGGCAGCGGTCCCCCGCGAGCCGGTAGCTCGCGAGCGCCAGCGCGTCGCGGACGATGAGGGCCTCGCCGCAGCCGGCGCAGCGGGTGGTCTGCCCTTCCCGGTCGTGCACGTTGCCGGTGTAGACGTGGCGGAGCCCCACCTCGAGCGCCGCCGCGCGGGCGCGGGCGAGCGTCTCGGGCGGCGTGGGCGGCACGTCCAGCATGCGAAAGTCCGGGTGGAAGGCGGTGAAGTGGAGCGGGACCTCCGCCCCCATGTGCTCGCCCACCCAGGCGGCGAGCGCGCGCGCCTCGGCGGGCGAGTCGTTCAAGCCCGGGATGACGAGGTTCGTCACCTCCACCCAGACGTCCGTCCTCGCCAGCCAGGCGAGGGTCTCCAGCACCGGCGCCAGGTGCGCGAGCGTCACCTTGCGGTAGAAGTCCTCGGTGAAGCCCTTCAGGTCGACGTTGGTCGCGTCCATGTGCGCGAAGATCTCCTCGCGCGCCCGCTCGGCGACGTAGCCCGCGGTGACGAAGACGGTCTTGAGGCCCCGCGCGCGCGCCTCCTTGGCCACGTCGATGGCGTACTCGGCCCAGATGACCGGGTCGTTGTAGGTGAACGCGATGGCGGGGCAGGCCGCCTCGATGGCGAGGTCCACCACCTCGCGCGGCCCCCACTGCTGGGAGCGCCGCTCGGCGACGCGCGCCTTGGAGATGCTCCAGTTCTGGCAGAAGCGGCAGCCCAGGTTGCAGCCGGCGGTGCCGAACGAGAGGACGTTCGTGCCGGGGAAGAAGTGGTCGAGCGGCTTCTTCTCGATGGGGTCCACCGCGAAGCCGGTGGACCGGCCGTAGGCGAGCGAGACCATCCGGCCGCCCACGTTCTGCCGCACGAAGCAGAAGCCGGCCTGCCCGTCGGCGAGGCGGCAGGCGCGGGGACAGAGCGTGCAGCGGAGCCGCCCGTCCTCTTCGCGCTCGAAGTACCGCGCCTGCACGTCCCCGATCTAACGCTCCAGGGCCTCGCCGCCAAAGCGGGCGAACGGGGTCACCGTCAGGTCGCGCAGGTGCACGCCCGCCAGCGCGATGCTGGCGCGCTGGGTCGGCTGCTCGCCCGCCCCACCGAACGCGGCGCGGAAGGCGGGGCTCACCCCGTCCAGCCCGACGTACAGGAACGGCTCGCCCGGCGCGGGCCGGTCGTCCCACAGGTCGAGCTGGGAACGGCGCTCGACGGCGGGGCCGAGCCGCCGGAAGCCGCCGTAGAAGGCGAGCTCCGCCGCGTACTGGTAGTTGGTCGTGAACAGGAACGGTTGCCCCTCCGGGCAGCCGAGCGCCGCGCACGGGCCCGCCGCCAGGCGCCGCGCCTCGTCGGCCAGCGCGCGCCAGCCGTGGAAGCGCTCGACGGCGGGCGTCCCGGCGAGCAGCTGCGGGTGCGCCTGCTCGGCCCCGAACAGCGCGAGCAGCGCGACGCCCAGCGCGACCGAGCCGCCCACCAGCGCGCCGCGCGCGAGCGGCCGCGCCGGGGCGAGGGCGGCCCCCGCGGCGGCCGCCAGCGCGGGGTAGACGAGCGCCGGCCAGTTCGCCTCGACCCGGCCGCGCAGCGCGGCGGCCGCGCAGACCGCGAGCGGCAGGAGCACCGCGACCGCCACCCGCCGCGCGGCCGAGGTGCGCGCCCGGAGGAGCGCGAGCCCCCCGAGGACGAGCGGCACCGGCCCGGCGCCGGCGAGCTGGCCCAGCGCGAACTCCAGGACCGAGCGCGGGGTGGCGCCGGCGCCGAAGCCGTGGCCGAGCTGGAAGGCGATCGACACGAAGTCGTGCCGCGCGTTCCAGGCCAGGCACGGCGCGAAGATGGCGACCGCCAGCAGCGCCGCCAGCCACGGCCAGGCCTGCCGGAGGTCGCGCCGCAGCTCGCGGTCCCAGAGGACGAGGAGGAGCAGCGCCGGCGCGAGCAGCGCCGCCGTGTACTTGGCGAGGAGCGCCAGGCCGACCGCGGCGCCGGCCGCGAGCCAGCGCCACCGGCGCGCCCGCGCGAAGAGCCAGAGCGCGGCGGTGTAGGCGGCGGCGGCGGGGGCGTCCGGGAGCGCCAGCCCGCCCAGGAGGCTCATCATGGGCTGGGTGGCGGCCAGCAGCGCGGCGAGCAGGGGCGCCCGACGATCCTCGGAGAGCTCCCCCGCGAGCAGCGCGGCGAACACCACCGTGGCCGCGCCCGCGACCAGGAACGGCAGCCGGACGCCCAGCTCCCCCGGCAGGAGCGGCGAGGACGCGGCGATGAGCCAGGCGACGAGCGGCGGGTGGTCGAAGTAACCGGGCGCGGGCCGCAGCGACCACAGCCAGTAGTACGCCTCGTCCGAGTAGAGCTCGGTGGGCGCGAAGGCGAGCGCGCGCGCCGCCAGCGCGCCGAGGGCGAGCGCGGAGGCAGCGAGGAGGACGCGGCGGCGGGCCCGGAGCACCCGCGCATGGTAGTCGAAGTCGCGGCGCGCCTCCGCGCCAGCTCGCCGCGTCCGGCGCGGGGACGACGGGAGCCGTCCTTGCCGCGGCGCGTCCTTCCGCCTACAACCGCCCCGTGACCTTCCGCGAAGCACTCGAGCGCCGCGCCCTCGTCTTCGACGGCGCGATGGGGACGCAGATCCAGGGGCATCAGCTCAAGGCGGCCGAGTTCGGCGGCCAGGAGGGCGCGAACGACCTCCTCACCGTCACCCGGCCCGACCTCATCGAGGAGATCCACGGCCGGTACTTCGCGGTCGGCTGCGACGTGGTGGAGACGAACACCTTCGGCTCCTCGCGCCTCAAGCTCGACGAGTACGGCCTGGGCCACCGCACCTACGAGGTGAACTTCCGCGCCGCGCGGCTCGCCCGCCACGCCGCCGAGCGGCACGCCACCCCCGGCCACCCGCGCTTCGTGGCGGGCTCCATCGGCCCGACCGGCATGCTGCCCTCCGCCTCGGACCCGGTCCTCTCCAACGTCACCCCCGACGCGCTGGAGCGCATCTTCGCCGAGCAGGCGCGCGGCCTCGTCGACGGCGGCGTGGACGCGATCATCATCGAGACGCAGCAGGACCTGCTCGAGCTGCGGGCGGCGGTGCTGGCCGCGGACGCGGTCCGGCGGGAGTCGCTCAAGGACGTCTTCATCATCGCCCAGCCGACGCTCATCGACGCGAACGGCCGGATGCTGCTCGGCACCGACGTGGGCGCCGCGCTGGCGGCGCTGGAGCGGCTGCCGGTCGACGCCATCGGCCTCAACTGCTCCACCGGCCCGGCCGAGATGCGCGAGAGCGTCCGCTACCTCGGCGAGCGGTGCAGCCACGTCGTCTCCTGCCTCCCCAACGCCGGGATGCCGGAGAACGAGGACGGGCGCGCCGTCTACAAGCTCACCCCCGACGCGCTCGCCGCCGCGCTCTGCGAGTTCGTGCGCGATTTCGGCGTCGGCATCGTCGGCGGCTGCTGCGGCACCACCCCCGCCCACCTGGCCCGGGTGGTGGAGGAGCTCCGGAAGCTGGACGTCCGGCCGCGCCCCCGGCCGCGCCCGCTGCCCGAGCTCGCCTCGGCCATGAAGGCGGTCCCGCTCGACCTCCAGCCTCGCCCGCTGGTGGTGGGCGAGCG encodes:
- the rimO gene encoding 30S ribosomal protein S12 methylthiotransferase RimO — encoded protein: MPTHVYMHTLGCPKNRVDSEVMLGTLADAGYRLVQEPERADVIVVNTCGFIESAKQESIAAIVELADQKAAGRCKKLVVAGCLTQRYHAELAAELPEVDHFVGTGAYQDIARIVADAQASRVIVPDPDFVHAASTPRVNSLPSHTAYLKIAEGCDNACAFCIIPALRGPQRSRPVADLVAEAEALAADGAVELSLVAQDLTAWGQDLPGRPRLHELLPALCRVDGLRWLRLHYAYPRDFPDALIEVMASEPAIVKYLDMPLQHSSDRLLRAMKRGRDSQFLRDLLAKLRARVPGLALRTSLIVGLPGETEADFQDLLAFVREQRFERLGVFEYSREEGTPAAAMDGQVPEELKRERFQAVMEVQRDLAAAHQRAMIGRRLEVLVEGASEESEHLLQGRHAQQAPEIDGLTYLNEVAIPGEPEAAVYPGDLVTVEVTDAGDYDLVGRVVARDARPRRAPQARKAPRTSGLRVLG
- the lolA gene encoding outer membrane lipoprotein chaperone LolA — encoded protein: MIAALAALALAATPAAPAGARDAATLAREVQAYYDRTKDLEARFVQTYTYAAFGRSQTSRGTLRVKKPGKLRWDYAAPSQKTVLVNGAKLVQWEPEVNQAYVDDHFDATALSAAVTFLVGQGRLDREFAFSTDAEGRLVLTPRQPDGRVREVVLTVGEGGVVTATRVVDGSGNTNALEFEDVKRNPGLKDSVFELKLPEDVHYVKAQ
- a CDS encoding 2-hydroxychromene-2-carboxylate isomerase encodes the protein MATLELFYDFVSPYSYFASTRVEALAARTGATLRFRPFLLGGVLKATDNKAPADTPAKYAHLKVDTARWAKRLGVPFRFPTVHPFSTVLAMRCALAAEVRGQLVPFTHAAFRAAWAEDRDLTKPEVLAGIASSVGLDGPALVAAAPDFKAALVANTEEAVRRGSFGAPSLFVGDELFVGNDRLDFVEEALRGA
- the amrS gene encoding AmmeMemoRadiSam system radical SAM enzyme; translation: MQARYFEREEDGRLRCTLCPRACRLADGQAGFCFVRQNVGGRMVSLAYGRSTGFAVDPIEKKPLDHFFPGTNVLSFGTAGCNLGCRFCQNWSISKARVAERRSQQWGPREVVDLAIEAACPAIAFTYNDPVIWAEYAIDVAKEARARGLKTVFVTAGYVAERAREEIFAHMDATNVDLKGFTEDFYRKVTLAHLAPVLETLAWLARTDVWVEVTNLVIPGLNDSPAEARALAAWVGEHMGAEVPLHFTAFHPDFRMLDVPPTPPETLARARAAALEVGLRHVYTGNVHDREGQTTRCAGCGEALIVRDALALASYRLAGDRCPRCGAKLAGRFGAAPRTPGDGRPRYLGLA
- a CDS encoding ArnT family glycosyltransferase, which translates into the protein MLRARRRVLLAASALALGALAARALAFAPTELYSDEAYYWLWSLRPAPGYFDHPPLVAWLIAASSPLLPGELGVRLPFLVAGAATVVFAALLAGELSEDRRAPLLAALLAATQPMMSLLGGLALPDAPAAAAYTAALWLFARARRWRWLAAGAAVGLALLAKYTAALLAPALLLLVLWDRELRRDLRQAWPWLAALLAVAIFAPCLAWNARHDFVSIAFQLGHGFGAGATPRSVLEFALGQLAGAGPVPLVLGGLALLRARTSAARRVAVAVLLPLAVCAAAALRGRVEANWPALVYPALAAAAGAALAPARPLARGALVGGSVALGVALLALFGAEQAHPQLLAGTPAVERFHGWRALADEARRLAAGPCAALGCPEGQPFLFTTNYQYAAELAFYGGFRRLGPAVERRSQLDLWDDRPAPGEPFLYVGLDGVSPAFRAAFGGAGEQPTQRASIALAGVHLRDLTVTPFARFGGEALER